ACCGCGGGCGCGCCCGATGAGCCGCTCAAGGTGCTGTGCGATTCGCAGTATGTGATCAACTCCGTGACCAAGTGGATGGCCGGCTGGAAGCGTCGCGGCTGGGTGAAGGCCGACAAGAAGCCGGTGCAGAACGTCGAGTTGCTGAAGGCCATCGACCAGGCGATCACCGGGCGCACCGTCAGCTTCGAATGGGTGAAGGGCCACGCCGGGCATCCCCTCAACGAGGCGGCCGACACGCTCGCCCACGGCGCGGCCACGGCGTACCAGCAGGGCAAGCTGCCCGATCCCGGGCCGGGATTCCGCGGCTCGGGGCCGGTCGGGGTGCCGGGAGAGCCGGCACGCGGCAACGCGTCGGGACCAGCACGCGGCGACGCGTCCGAGGCGGCACGTGGCCGGGTCGCGCCGGAACCGGCGTCCACCCGGGAGCACCGCTCCGTGCTGGGTGCCCCCTCGCCGACGGTTGACCCCGACGCCGAGCCCGACCTGTTCAGCATCGCCGACGATCCGGCCGATGACTTTGCCGAGGTGGTGCGGGCCGAGCAATCCCTGCTCACTGACGAGGTGCGCTCCGATCCGGCCAGGTTGCGCGTGCTGTTGCACCCTGATTTCGTGGAGTACGCGGCCTCGGGGCGCATCTGGACCCGCGCCCGCCTCATGGCCCAGATCGGGCCGTTGCCGCGCAGGGTGACCTTCGAGGTGATGGGCCAGACCCGCCTGTCGGCGGACACGGTGTTGCTGCGGTGGAAGGCGATCGACTCCGCCTCCACCAGCCTGCGCAGTTCCATCTGGGTGCGCGACGACGCCCTGGGGCGTCCGCGATGGCGGCTGTTGTTCGCCCAGGGGACGGTGCAGGCCCCCGGCGCACCGAGAACATAGCGGCACCCCGAACACAGATTGCGCTGGTATCGAAGCCTGCCCACCATTCGGGCGCGGGTGAGGCACACTGAGTGCCATGGGGCACACAGTTATCCAGGTGCCGGTACCGGCACTCGAAACGGTCGTGCGACCTCATGTCCTGGCATCGCGGCCAGGCGTGAAGCTGCCCGACGACGACGTGGTTTGCGCGCACATCACCCTGTTGGGGCCGTTCGTTGACAAGACGGACGTCACGGCAGGGCTGGTGACAACGATCCGTCAGGTGTTCAACGACGTCCACCGTTTCGAATTCGAACTCACCGATTTCAGGGGCTTCGCCGACGGGTTGGTCTATTTGGCGCCCGAGCCGGCCGAGCCGTTCAAGCAACTCACCGAAAGGCTCGTCGAGGCATTTCCTGCGTGGCAGCCATATGGCGGTCAATTCGACGAGGTGATCCCGCACCTGTCGTTGGGCACCAGCCTTCCCGCCTACGAGATCATGGCCTTGTTGCGCAAGCTTCCCGTGGAGGAGGTGGCCGACAGGGTGACCCTCACCTGGTGGGGTGACGACGAGATCACCAACCTGGAGGAGTTCCCGCTGCTTGCGGACTGAGCTGCGGGATCTCCCGGCGGGAGGTTCCCCGGGGCTGTTCCCGGGGAACCGACCCGGGGAATCATCCTGAGGGGCTCAGCCGACGATGGCGCGGGCCTTGTCGGGATCAATGTCCTCGATACGGGCCACCGACCAGTGGGGCTGGCGGTCCTTGTCCACCAGCTGGGCCCGCACGCCCTCCACGAAGTCGCATTGCGGATCGGGGAGCAGCGCCCGGGCAATGGCGAGGTCCTGGTCGAGCACATCACCGACGCTGTGGAGCGTGGCTGCGCGACGGATCGCGGCCAGCGACACGGCGACCGACAGGGGGGAACGCGTGCGGATCAGCTCGCCGGCCTGCACGGCACGCTCATCGCTACTGGCCTCCAGGCGGGTGATGATCTCGCGGGCGTCGTCGCCCACGAAGTAGTCGTCCACCCATGCCAGGTCCAGGTCAGGCTTGGCGGACATCAGGTCAACCTGGTCGACCAGGCCCGCTGCCAGCGCCGTGTTCGCATCGATCGTGAGCCCGGTCAGGGCCAGCCACGTGCCGATCTCGCCCGGCAGTCGCGAGAACTCGAACAGCATTCCGACGTCGGGCCACAGCCCAATGCCCACCTCGGGCATCGCCATCGCCAGGTCGGCGGTGGCCACGCGGGTGGCCCCGTGCATGCCCAATCCCAGTCCGCCCCCCATCGCCACGCCGTGCAGGTGGGTGGTGACGGGCTTGCCGAACTGGGCCACGACGGCGTCCATCGCGTACTCGTCGGCCAGGAACTCCAGTGCGGACTGCACGCCGTTCTCGATCATCGTGGAGCGCATCCAGCGCACATCGGCGCCCGCGCAATAGGCACGGCCCTCGCCGCTGATGTCCAGGGCCTGCACGGACGCATCGTCGCGCCAGGCGCTCAGCTGTTCGGTGATCACGGCGATCATCTGGGGCGACAGGGCATTGAGCGCCGTGGGGCGCATCAGCCGCAGGTAGCCGGTGCCCTCACGCACCTCGAACTGCACATCACCATCGGCCATTGGCGTCTCCTCATCTCGTGGCGCCCCGAGCAGCCGTTGCATGCCCGTGGGCAGATCCGTCTCATCGGCGAGGCTATCGCGCCGGCAGGCGTGCGACCTGCTGCCGGCCCCGCTGGGTCCACGAGCGGCTGCCGGCCCCGCCGGGCCGCGGGCGTGCGTCGACACCAATGCCGTTCCCACTATTCTGGGGGCCATGTGCGCTCATATTCTTGCCACGGCCGCGTGGCCCTATGCCAACGGCCCCCGCCATATCGGTCACGTCTCGGGTTTCGGGGTGCCCTCCGATGTTTTCGCACGGTATATGCGCATGTCCGGTAATGACGTCCTGCTCGTGTCGGGTTCCGATGAGCACGGCACGGCCATCCAGGTGAAGGCCGATGCCGAGGGGCTCACCGCCCAGGAGACCGCCGACAAGTACCACCGCATCATCGTGGAGGACCTGCAGGGGCTGGGCCTGTCGTACGACCTGTACACACGGACCACGACGCTCAACCACGAGGCCGTCACCCAGGAGGTGTTCCGCACCCTCTACGACAATGGCTACATCATCGAGAAGACCCAGCTCGGGGCCATCTCGCCGAGCACGGGTCGCACGCTGGCCGACCGCTATATCGAGGGCACCTGCCCCATCTGCGGCTATGAGTTCGCCCGCGGCGACCAGTGCGACAACTGCGGGAACCAGCTTGATCCGATCGACCTGATCAATCCGCACTCCCGTATTGACGGTGAAGTTCCCGATTTCGTGGAGACCACGCATTTCTTCCTCGACCTTCCCGCACTCGCCGAGGAACTGATGACCTGGCTGAACTCACGCAAGGACTGGCGTCCCAATGTGTTGAACTTCAGCTACAACTTCGCCAAGGAGCTCAAGCCGCGGGCCATCACCCGTGACCTCGACTGGGGCATCCCGATCCCGGTTGAGGGCTGGGAGAACGACGACATGAAGCGCATCTACGTGTGGTTCGACGCCGTGATCGGTTACCTGTCGGGTTCCATCGAATGGGCGCGGCGCACCGGCGACCCCGATGCCTGGAAGGCCTGGTGGCAGGACCCCGAGGCCCGCAGCTACTACTTCATGGGCAAGGACAACATCGTCTTCCACTCGGTGATCTGGCCCTCCATGCTGTTGGGGCTCAACGGTGAGGGTTCGCGGGGCGGCACGCCCAGCAAGTGGCTCGGCAAGCTCGACCTGCCCACCGAGGTGGTCAGCTCGGAGTTCCTCACGATGAAGGGCTCCAAGGTGGACACCAGCCACGGTGTGGTGATCTATGTGGGCGACTTCCTGCGCGAATTCGGACCCGACACGCTGCGCTATTACATTGCGGTGGCCGGCCCGGAGAACAAGGACACCGATTTCACCTGGGATGAATTCGTGCGGCGCAACAACAATGAGCTCGCCAATGAGTGGGGCAATCTCGTGAACCGCTCCTTGTCGATGGCCTTCAAGAACAATGGCGAGATTCCGCCGGCCCATGAGCTGCTCAATGTCGACGCCGAGCTGCTGGCCAGCTCGAAGGCGGCATTCATCACGGTGGGCAAGCTCATCGAGGAGTGCAAGTTCAAGGCGGCGATCACCGAGGCGATGCGCGTGGTGGCCACCGCCAATCAGTACATCAGCCAGCAGGAGCCGTGGAAGCTCGGCGATGACACCGATCGGCGCGACACCGTGCTCAACACCGCCCTGCAGGTGGTGTCCGATGCGAACACGCTGCTCACCCCGTTCATGCCGCATTCGGCACAGAAGATCTTCGAGATGTTGGGCGGCACCGGCGTGTGGGCGGCCCAGCCCGAGATCCGTGAGGTGTCGGAGGGCGAGGGCGACCAGGAGCACAGCTACCCCGTGCTGATGGGTGACTATGACTCGGCCCAGGCGGTCTGGCAGTCGTTGCCCATCAAGGTCGGCACCCCGCTGACCAAGCCGGTGCCGTTGTTCCGCAAGCTGGACGAGGCACTGGCCGAGAACGGTCCGGAGTGGGCCAAGCTCTGAGTCGGGGGCATCGCGTCACCTGCCCGGGCTGCTCGCCGCCGGCTTCGGCTGAGGGCGAGCAGGCTTGGTTTCGGGGCGTGCCGACTTAGGCTGGGCCAGTCAGGGTCCGAGTCACTGGGGCATCGAGCCACAGGGACATTGGGCCACAGGGGCATCGAGCCACACGGGCATGGGCCGCAGGAACAGCCCGGGCACGATGGCCCGGCCAACCAGCAGGGGAGTGATGCATGAGCAGCGAGGCGATCAGTCGGTTTGCCCGCAGCCATGTGCGTCGCGCCACCAGTGGCTGGCAGCCGTCAACCAACCTGCGTGGCGACGTCGACCAGGCGCGTGAGCTGATCTCGGGGGCGGCCGGGGTGGTGGTGCTCACCGGTGCCGGCATGAGCACCGGCTCGGGAGTGCCCGACTACCGCGGTCCCGATTCGATCCGCGCCACGCCGATCCTGTACCACGAGTTCCGTCACGATCCGGTGGCCCGGCAGCGCTATTGGGCCAGGAATTATCAGGGCTGGGCCGTCATGTCGAGGGCACAACCCAATGAGGGGCACCGCGCGCTGTCCCGCTGGGAGCACACTGGCTCGCCCAGCCCGCTGGTCGGGGTGATCTCACAGAACGTCGACGGGCTGCACGAGGCCTCCGGTACGCGTCAACTGCTCACCCTGCACGGACGCGGCGCCGATGTGATCTGCCTTGATTGTGCCCGGATGTTCCCGCGTGCCGACATGCAGCAGTGGATGGCTGCGCTCAATCCCGGGGTGCCGATGAACGATCACCTGGGGCCGGCCGAGCTGCGTCCCGACGCCGACGCCGAGGTGGAGAACTGGCAGGGCTTCCGGGTGCCGCCCTGCCCGGCCTGCGGCGGGATGTTGAAGCCCGATGTGATCTTCTTCGGCGAGCCGGTGCCGCGCGGACGCGTCGCCGCCGCCTTCGCCTGGTGTGACGCCGCCGATGTGCTGCTGGTGGCCGGGTCGAGCCTCACCGTGATGTCGGGCCTGCGGTTTGCCCGGCACATGAACAAGGCCGGCAAGCCGGTGATCATCATCAACCATGGCGCCACCCGCGCCGATGAGTTCGCCACCGTGCGCCTCGACGAGGACACCACCCGCGTGCTGCCCGAGCTGGTCGGATTCGGCGGCACCGACCGGCGCTAGGCGGACGCGGGGCCGGGCTCAGTCGGTGAAGGCCGACACGTGGAGCTGCCCGTTCACATAACGGGCCATGTACACCTGACGCAGCGTGGTGCCGGCCCTGCCCAACTGGTCATCGAGCCATTCCTGGTTCTTGCCGGTCAGCTCGAGGGCATATTCGTCGATCTGCCCGTCGAGGATGATCGGGAACTGCGTCAGGTCGTCGCCCTCCATGGTGACCGTCAGCTGGCCGTTCTGCTCAAGCACGGCACGACGCACCTTCGCCATGTCGGTGGCGCCGCTGTTGCGCAGCTTGAGCGCCAGGTCGTGGGCCGAGACGCCCAGTCGTGCCAGTTGCGCCACGTCCAGGCGTCCATCACGCAGCACCTCGGTGGGTTCCCCGTCGATCACGTGCTTGACCAGGCGCACATGGTTTGACCCGAACTTCGCGCCCAGCACGATGAGCGTCCACAACAACAACACGATGAGGAACTGGATGGGCGTGATGGCGGAGTTGTAGATCATGCCGCCGACGATTCCGCCCAGCACATAGTTCTGCAGCTGGTCGATCGCGGAGTTGGGGGCCAGCATGCCCTTGCCCGAGAGGTTGATCTGCAACACGAGGCAGATGAAGCCCAGGGCGAGCTTGAGCGCCAGCGCCCAGAAGTCGTAGGGGACCATGGTCATTTCACGTACTCGATCTGTGAGTTCATCAGCTGGGTGCGGGTGAGCTGGTAGCTGCCGATGTTCTTGTCGTTGTTGAAGGTGACCTCGTAGAAGCTCTTGTCACCCACCTTGATGATCAGTCCGGTGGACAGATTGGTCTGGCTCACCGCGATGTCGCCGGTGGTGGAGTACTGCGCCTGCGCCACGTTGTCGATGAAGCTCATCATCTTGCCGGAGTTGTCCAGCGAGGCCTGCGACTCGAAGAAGTCCGTGGCCTGCATGGCCATGGCCAGCGCGGCGACCAACGAGACGATGATGAGCATCTCGCGCACCCTCATATCGCTACGGCGATGTCGGTAGAGGACGAGCAGCACCACCAGCGCCGCCAGGATCGCCCCGATCACCACCAGGCGCCAGTACAGGCCGGCATTGGTGGAGTTGGCCTGGAAATACGAGTAGGTCCACATCTTCATGCGCGGGGTTTCCTTTCATCCGGTCCGGACGACGGCACCGGCGGGGTGGGTTCGGCTGGCTGGCGCATCGCGGCGGCAGCTCACAGTACAGGTGGCCCTGCGCGGTGCCGGGTCGGGTGTGCCGGGGGGTGTGAGTGGCGCCATGTCGCGGCGCAGGCTCCTGCCCGCACCGTCAATGGCTGCTCTGGGACGCCAGCTTGGTGCGGTAGACGTCGATCTTGTCATCGAGGAACGCCAGTTGCTCGTCGAGGCGACGACGCCGGGCCTCGAGTTCACCGCGATGGCTCTGCAGCATGGCAAGGCGCACCGGCACGGTGGAATCGCCCTCATGGCGCAACTGGGAGTATTCCTGCACCTGGGCCAGGGGCATCCCGGTGTCGAGCAGCCGCTGGACGGCCCGGATCCACGCGATGTCGTGGTCGGTGTAGTCACGGTCGCCGACGTCGGAGCGGGAGGGCTCCAGGATGCCGCGTCGTTCGTAGTAGCGCAGCGTCGACGCGGGGATTCCGGTGATCTGGCTGACCTCACTGATGCGCATGGGGCGATCATCCACCGAATCGCGCTTGCCTTGAACCCTGGTTCAAACCCTAGCGTCGCAGTCGCCGGAGCCATCCGGCAGATAACCAGTCCTTCCAAGGAGACGCACGTCCATGACTGACAATCACACGACCAACGAACGCTATGACCGCGGGCTTGAGGCACTCAACCGCATCAATGGGAACAACGGGAACCAGGTGCTCGATTCGCTGGCCGATGTCGCGCCCGATCTGGGGCGTTGGATCATCGAGCAGGCCGGCGACGTCTACCCCCGTCCGGAGTTGGACATGCGCCAACGCGAGTTGGTGACGCTGGCAAGCCTGACGACCCAGGGCGACACGCACGACCAGCTCGTGGTGCACATCAACGGGGCCCTCAACGTGGGGCTGTCCCGCGCAGAAGTCACCGAGGCATTCCTGCACTGCGTGCCCTATGTCGGCTTTCCCAAGGTGCTCAATGCGGTGAGCGTGCTGCGCGAGGTGCTGGCGACGCGCGGGGCCGGGGCGCCGAGCGCGTCATGAGCACGAGCCGATTCGTCGCCGAGCTGGCCGATCTGATCTCTGCCAGCCATCGGATCGTGGCCTTCTCCGGAGCAGGAGCCTCCACCGGCTCTGGGATCCCCGACCTGGCCGGCATTGACCAGGTCCTGCGGGCCGATTGGGGGTTCAGCGGCTCGGTGTTCACTTGACCATAGATTTTGTGTATCGTGCCAACATCACAACACAAAGTCTCCGTCAAGGGATATGGGGTAATCATGCATCTTCGCAAGAATGGTATTGCTAACCGATCTCGGATACCTGTTAATAGTGTTGTGTGGATACCACTATCCTTGCTCTTGTCGTGGCTGATTGTTTTTCGAGCTGATTGGGGAGACCAGCCGGTTCTAGGGTGGATAGTCATGGCGATCATATGTGTGGTCGTTGCCAGTCTATCCTGGCTCATCCCAATCGGGGGTGTAGGAGTTGGGGTCTGAAGCCGCCGGTCTCGAGCAGGCTTCGGGCGATGTAGTTGGTCAGGTTGCGGAACCCGAGTGCGGAGCCGCGCAGGTGTTCGAGCCGTCCGTTGAGCGCCTCGGTCGGCCCGTTGCTGGTGCCGGGTCGTTCGAAGTAGGCGAGCACGTCAGCGGCTCGCTTCTTCAGGGTCCGGCCCAGGGTGGTGAGCTCGGTGAGCACCTTGGGGACGCCGGCGCTGAGGTCGGTGATCAGCTTCTCCATGAGCTCGCGGCCACGTTGCCGGTCCTCGTGGCGATAGGCGGCGATCATGCGCTGGTAGACACCCCAGGTCGCCTCGACCTCGACGTGAGCGTCATCAACGAACAGCGCGCGTAGCCTGTCGCTCTGCTTGTCGGTGAGCAGGTCCGCGCCGGTGTGCAGCGTGCGCCGCGACTTGTAGAGCGGGTCGTCCCTGAACCCACGGTGCCCGTGGATCGCGAGTTGGACCCGGCGCCGGCACCTGTCGAGGGCGTCACCGGCCAGGCGCACGACGTGGAAGGGATCCATCACCGTGACCGCGTCCGGGATCTCCTCTGCAGCGGCGGTCTTGAACCCGGTGAAGCCGTCCATCGCGACCACCTCGACCGCGTCACGGAAGGCGTCGTCGCGGTCGGCGAGCCAGGTCTTGAACGCCGCCTTCGACCGGCCCTCGACCATGTCCAGCAGCCTTGCTGGGCCGGCGCCATCGCGGACCGGGGTGAGGTCGATGATCACGGTGACGTACTTGTCGCCACGCCTGGTGTGGCGCCAGACGTGCTCATCGACGCCAATGACCTTCACGCCCTCAAACCGCGTGGGGTCGTTGATCAGCAGCCGCTTGCCTTCAGCCAGGACCGCGTTGTTGGCGGTGTCCCACGCGACCCCGAGTCCCTCGGCGACACGGGCGACGGTGAGGTGTGCGACCACGATCCCTTCCAGCGCCCACCGCAGCCCGGTGCGCGAGAGCTTCGCGCGTGGCTCCGCCGCGGCGCTGGTGTCTTGGCGCCACACGTGTCCGCAGTCGGCACAGCGGTAGCGGCGCACTACAACTTCCAGCACGGTCGGTCGCCAGCCCAGCGGCTCGTGGGCCAACCGCCGGATCACGGTGTCACGAGCAGCGCCTTCGCTGCCGCACCGTCGGCACCACTGATCTGGTTCCACCACGCGGCACGCGAGGACCGCACGATCCGGTTCAAGTCGTTGTCCGGTCACGCTCAGACCGAGGCCGTCGAGTCGAGCGAAGGCGGTCAGGTCAGGGCGGCCGAAGCCGGCCGGCGGGGTAGCGTCGGACACGTCGAGGTCTTTCGGATGGATGGCGTAGGAACCTCCATCGTCGGGAGACCTCGACGTCTATCTGCGGACCGACGCGCCCGGCCGACCTACACCCTCATCTGAGAAGACCCTCTATCCTTTGCGTGTCTTTGTCACTCGGGTCTGATTCGGCTGAGCGGAAAGAAGCATTTTAACGGACCTGTTGCACTATTCTTTGGGGTTTCATCGTTGGTAGCCATCATATTGGGAGGGGTGGCCGCCAGTTCAATTAATAGCATCGGGTCTGACAGAACGCCAATGCGGCTGATAAGTATTCAGGGAGTCCCAACGGTCGTCAAATTTGATAAAAACATGGTACTTTTCCGGTGATAGTTCGTCCGAGGGGTTAGCGTGCTTAGAAGGACGAGCATTCGCGTTGAGAATTCAGGGGGAAAGTATATTGCATTTGACAACGGAAGAAGGATTGGGGAAATCAATCTCGGAGAGACGAAGTATCTTCCCGAGACTGACACGGAGGAGAATCTCAGCCTATTTGTCGGGGCGGCGCTGATTCTCACGCCGGTACCTCTCGGGCTCCTTGCGTGTTGTGCCCTTCGCCGACCCGAGGGGATCCGACGCCTAGCGTGGACGAACATTTACGCGAGAGCGGCAGTCTCGATGGCAGCTTGGATTCTTCTGTTCTCCATAACGGGCGCCGGCGGGATCAATGACATCGATGCAATCGGGTGGGCGATGGGGCTGATCGCAGCGTTCTCTCTTCTGGGGTCATGGGTGGGCGTGGTCATTGTATGGCGAGAATCGTTGCTCGTTCTTGGAAGGCAGCCGCTGCGGAAAATATGGGGAGTCGTTGCGCAGCAATGTCTTTCGGTCTATATGCGTCAGGACTACGAATAATGCAGAGACCCGAGGCGGGGTGTGGCACCTTGGGCTAGATGTACTTCCCCGTGACGTTGTGAACGCGGGCTGAGGGAGTCTGGCCGCCGATCCCGGTGTGGGGTCTGTGGTGATTGTAGTGATGGAGCCAGGTCTCGTAGGCTGCGGCGCGCTCGGCTTCGCTGGCGTAGGGCTTCGCGTAGGCCCACTCGACGGCGAGGGTTCGGTTGAACCGCTCGACCTTGCCGTTGGTCTGCGGCCGGTATGGCCGGGTCCACTTGTGCTTCACCTCGTCGCCGAGCGCGTCAGCGAAGGCGCCTGACCGGTAGCAGGAACCGTTGTCGGTCATCACCGCGGTGACTGTGACGCCCAGGCCTGCGAAGAACGCGTTCGCGCGGGTCCAGAACCCCGCTGCGGTCTCTTTGCGCTCGTCGTCAAGGATCTCTGAGTACGCGATCCGGGAGTGGTCGTCCACGGCGTGGTGCAGATACCGGTAGCCGCGAGAGCCGGCTGCCCCGGCACGGGCTGCCTTGTCGCGGGCCACTCCCGCGTGACGGTCCTGCATGGATCCGCGACCGTGGGCACGCCACCCGCCGCCGTCGGGGATCCGGCCTTGTTTCTTGATATCTACGTGCACGAGCTGGCCCGGCGCGGCGACCTCGTACCGTGTCGGCTTCGGGCGGCGAACCGGCAGCCCGGTGGCCTGGTCGATGTTGATCAGCTTCGGCATCTTGTATCGGGCGAGCACCCGACCGACCGTGGAACGGTGCAACCGCAGGTGATACGCGATCCGGTGCGGACCCCACCGGCGAGTGAACCGCAACGCGACGATCCGATGCTCCGTCTTACGCGAAAGCCGGTTCGGTGACGAGGTGGGCCTCGAACTACGGTCGATCAACGGCAGCCCTGCCCGGTACCTGTCGGCCCACCGCTTCACCGTCGCGGGCGAGCACTGGAACCGTTCCGCCGCCCGCCGCAACGACCAGCCCTGTTCCACGACGAGAACAGCAAGACGACGACGCCCTTCCGGTGTCAAGGGTGCGTTAGCGTGAGTCACGAAGACCTCCGTGGTCAGGAGAGTGAGTGTGGTAACCCACATCCTGCCCGGAGGTCTTCGCTACCTCACCCGTTCACAACCTCCCGGGGAAGTACATCTAGAGAGGCGCAATGCGTGGGTATCTCCATGAGGTGCCGACACGGTGATGTCGACAAATCCTCCTAATAGTCTTGAGCTGCCCCTACGCCGCTCAGCGCGGCGATGTCACCGGCCGACGCATCGCCATCGGATAGCCGTCGGGAGTGATGTTCAACCAACGCGATGGGCGGAACCCGAAGCGTTCATACAGGCGCTGCGCGCCGGGGGTGGTGGCCTCCAGGCAACAGGCCAGCGGCGGGCCGGCGTCGATCGGTCCGAGCCGGTGGGCCAGCAGTTCCGCGCCGATGCCGGCGCCCCGTGCGTCGGGGTGCACGGCGATGTCCTCCAGGTACCAGTTCGGCTGGGCCGGGTGGGCCTTCTCGAGCCTGGCCAGCAGCCTGCGGGCGACGAGCACCTGGCGGGGCCCCAACAACACGGCGCAGCCCACGGCCTGCACCACGGCGCGGGCGAGCGAGAACTTCGGATTGGGTGCCTGCCATGAGGCGGCGCCCACGATGGCGCCATCGGGCTCGCAGCGCGCGACGTCGATGACACCGGTGCGGAAGGTCCCGGTGCGCAGGGTGAGCTCATAGAGCCTTGTCAGCCGGGCACGGCGTCCTGCTCCGGGAGGCACGATCCGTTCGATGAAGGGATCCGATGCGAACCCCAGCATCAGCAGGTGGGCGCACTCGGCAAGCTCTTCGCGGGTGGCGGGGCTGATGATGACGGGCATCGAATTCCTTCGGCAGGGAGCGCCAGGACCATATGGGTGCGTTCCCTTGGTGGCTGATGTTTGACCCTTGAAGCGTAGACGCGCACGTGCGTGGCTGTCCTGCCGATGGGCGGTGGCCGCATCTCACGGTGAGGCGTCACGATGGTCATGTGGGCATGCGGTGAATCACCCGGATCCGACAGGAGTTGGTACTTGCCTTCCTCTCCGCGACCGGCTGGG
The window above is part of the Propionibacterium freudenreichii subsp. freudenreichii genome. Proteins encoded here:
- the metG gene encoding methionine--tRNA ligase, whose translation is MCAHILATAAWPYANGPRHIGHVSGFGVPSDVFARYMRMSGNDVLLVSGSDEHGTAIQVKADAEGLTAQETADKYHRIIVEDLQGLGLSYDLYTRTTTLNHEAVTQEVFRTLYDNGYIIEKTQLGAISPSTGRTLADRYIEGTCPICGYEFARGDQCDNCGNQLDPIDLINPHSRIDGEVPDFVETTHFFLDLPALAEELMTWLNSRKDWRPNVLNFSYNFAKELKPRAITRDLDWGIPIPVEGWENDDMKRIYVWFDAVIGYLSGSIEWARRTGDPDAWKAWWQDPEARSYYFMGKDNIVFHSVIWPSMLLGLNGEGSRGGTPSKWLGKLDLPTEVVSSEFLTMKGSKVDTSHGVVIYVGDFLREFGPDTLRYYIAVAGPENKDTDFTWDEFVRRNNNELANEWGNLVNRSLSMAFKNNGEIPPAHELLNVDAELLASSKAAFITVGKLIEECKFKAAITEAMRVVATANQYISQQEPWKLGDDTDRRDTVLNTALQVVSDANTLLTPFMPHSAQKIFEMLGGTGVWAAQPEIREVSEGEGDQEHSYPVLMGDYDSAQAVWQSLPIKVGTPLTKPVPLFRKLDEALAENGPEWAKL
- a CDS encoding MerR family transcriptional regulator gives rise to the protein MRISEVSQITGIPASTLRYYERRGILEPSRSDVGDRDYTDHDIAWIRAVQRLLDTGMPLAQVQEYSQLRHEGDSTVPVRLAMLQSHRGELEARRRRLDEQLAFLDDKIDVYRTKLASQSSH
- a CDS encoding ISL3-like element ISPfr2 family transposase; the encoded protein is MSDATPPAGFGRPDLTAFARLDGLGLSVTGQRLEPDRAVLACRVVEPDQWCRRCGSEGAARDTVIRRLAHEPLGWRPTVLEVVVRRYRCADCGHVWRQDTSAAAEPRAKLSRTGLRWALEGIVVAHLTVARVAEGLGVAWDTANNAVLAEGKRLLINDPTRFEGVKVIGVDEHVWRHTRRGDKYVTVIIDLTPVRDGAGPARLLDMVEGRSKAAFKTWLADRDDAFRDAVEVVAMDGFTGFKTAAAEEIPDAVTVMDPFHVVRLAGDALDRCRRRVQLAIHGHRGFRDDPLYKSRRTLHTGADLLTDKQSDRLRALFVDDAHVEVEATWGVYQRMIAAYRHEDRQRGRELMEKLITDLSAGVPKVLTELTTLGRTLKKRAADVLAYFERPGTSNGPTEALNGRLEHLRGSALGFRNLTNYIARSLLETGGFRPQLLHPRLG
- a CDS encoding DUF3290 domain-containing protein → MKMWTYSYFQANSTNAGLYWRLVVIGAILAALVVLLVLYRHRRSDMRVREMLIIVSLVAALAMAMQATDFFESQASLDNSGKMMSFIDNVAQAQYSTTGDIAVSQTNLSTGLIIKVGDKSFYEVTFNNDKNIGSYQLTRTQLMNSQIEYVK
- a CDS encoding DUF421 domain-containing protein, with amino-acid sequence MTMVPYDFWALALKLALGFICLVLQINLSGKGMLAPNSAIDQLQNYVLGGIVGGMIYNSAITPIQFLIVLLLWTLIVLGAKFGSNHVRLVKHVIDGEPTEVLRDGRLDVAQLARLGVSAHDLALKLRNSGATDMAKVRRAVLEQNGQLTVTMEGDDLTQFPIILDGQIDEYALELTGKNQEWLDDQLGRAGTTLRQVYMARYVNGQLHVSAFTD
- a CDS encoding carboxymuconolactone decarboxylase family protein, whose product is MTDNHTTNERYDRGLEALNRINGNNGNQVLDSLADVAPDLGRWIIEQAGDVYPRPELDMRQRELVTLASLTTQGDTHDQLVVHINGALNVGLSRAEVTEAFLHCVPYVGFPKVLNAVSVLREVLATRGAGAPSAS
- a CDS encoding RNase H family protein, translated to MIVAAADGSSLNNPGPAGWAWFIDKDNWACGGWPHGTNNRGELMALLQLLTATAGAPDEPLKVLCDSQYVINSVTKWMAGWKRRGWVKADKKPVQNVELLKAIDQAITGRTVSFEWVKGHAGHPLNEAADTLAHGAATAYQQGKLPDPGPGFRGSGPVGVPGEPARGNASGPARGDASEAARGRVAPEPASTREHRSVLGAPSPTVDPDAEPDLFSIADDPADDFAEVVRAEQSLLTDEVRSDPARLRVLLHPDFVEYAASGRIWTRARLMAQIGPLPRRVTFEVMGQTRLSADTVLLRWKAIDSASTSLRSSIWVRDDALGRPRWRLLFAQGTVQAPGAPRT
- a CDS encoding 2'-5' RNA ligase family protein; the encoded protein is MGHTVIQVPVPALETVVRPHVLASRPGVKLPDDDVVCAHITLLGPFVDKTDVTAGLVTTIRQVFNDVHRFEFELTDFRGFADGLVYLAPEPAEPFKQLTERLVEAFPAWQPYGGQFDEVIPHLSLGTSLPAYEIMALLRKLPVEEVADRVTLTWWGDDEITNLEEFPLLAD
- a CDS encoding enoyl-CoA hydratase/isomerase family protein; this encodes MADGDVQFEVREGTGYLRLMRPTALNALSPQMIAVITEQLSAWRDDASVQALDISGEGRAYCAGADVRWMRSTMIENGVQSALEFLADEYAMDAVVAQFGKPVTTHLHGVAMGGGLGLGMHGATRVATADLAMAMPEVGIGLWPDVGMLFEFSRLPGEIGTWLALTGLTIDANTALAAGLVDQVDLMSAKPDLDLAWVDDYFVGDDAREIITRLEASSDERAVQAGELIRTRSPLSVAVSLAAIRRAATLHSVGDVLDQDLAIARALLPDPQCDFVEGVRAQLVDKDRQPHWSVARIEDIDPDKARAIVG
- a CDS encoding Sir2 family NAD-dependent protein deacetylase — translated: MSSEAISRFARSHVRRATSGWQPSTNLRGDVDQARELISGAAGVVVLTGAGMSTGSGVPDYRGPDSIRATPILYHEFRHDPVARQRYWARNYQGWAVMSRAQPNEGHRALSRWEHTGSPSPLVGVISQNVDGLHEASGTRQLLTLHGRGADVICLDCARMFPRADMQQWMAALNPGVPMNDHLGPAELRPDADAEVENWQGFRVPPCPACGGMLKPDVIFFGEPVPRGRVAAAFAWCDAADVLLVAGSSLTVMSGLRFARHMNKAGKPVIIINHGATRADEFATVRLDEDTTRVLPELVGFGGTDRR